GGCGCGGCGATTTCGCGAGAAACCGACGCGCCTTCGGCGCTCCGAGGCCGAACCCCACCACTTACGCAGTCGGGACCGCCGCGGGTTATCTGGCGCGGCTCCCGCTAGGAAGGTCCGACGGTGGCGTAGGCGGCTACTCGATGTCGGGCCTCTCCGGAACGAGAGCCGTGCCAGAGGTTCCGCCACCCGCGCAGCTACGGCAACCGAGCCGAAGAAAGTCCCGGTTAACTGGATGGTGTCCTTCCCGCGTGTACTGCGGGCGTAGCATCCCCCGATGGGCAATCATGAGTGTCGTGACCATCGTGATTGCCGTTTCGGGGAGGGGAACACGGTGAGTGAGATGCACGTCCTGCTGGTGCACGGTTTCGGAGGTTCGGGGCCGTGGCACTGGCAGCAGTGGCTCAGTGGTCGGCTGGACGAACTGGGCGTGACCTGTGAGATGCCGCGGCTGCCCAAGCAGGACCAGCCGGTGCTGCAGGAGTGGCTGGCGGTGCTCCGCGCGCGGTTGGAGGACGTTCCGGCGGAGTCCGAACTGGTCGTGGCCGCGCACTCCTGCGGGGCGGCGCTGTGGCTGCACCACGCCGCGACGATCCACGGCACGGCGCGTCGTGCCGATCGCGTGCTGTTGGTGGCCCCGCCGGGGCCGGACTGGCGTCATCCCG
The nucleotide sequence above comes from Actinopolyspora erythraea. Encoded proteins:
- a CDS encoding RBBP9/YdeN family alpha/beta hydrolase: MHVLLVHGFGGSGPWHWQQWLSGRLDELGVTCEMPRLPKQDQPVLQEWLAVLRARLEDVPAESELVVAAHSCGAALWLHHAATIHGTARRADRVLLVAPPGPDWRHPDVQGIVPYPVDAHALRRAAGSTRLVIGSGDPYLSVQDGHYLAENMRVALDVIPDGEHLNTDAGYGPWPAVLRWVSHGTTPVADRFETQPQTGGAAPSTFRLV